In bacterium, the following are encoded in one genomic region:
- a CDS encoding aminopeptidase yields the protein MRSFDEKIRDYAELVVVHGLNVQKGQIVHVTGEVPHRELLLAISEASYEKGALFVQVEIVDTRFSRQRIDCSSNENLGYVPPYVTNKYDYLIDQEVANVRVVGPEFPLVMDGADPAKVNIVRKSGYEARKRFYEEGINQSKVHWNVVAGATPQWAHRIYPEFSIEDAYIALWEDLFAFCRVGAGDHLEKWRRHDLELHARAKHLTNLRMKELHFQSEGTDLHIGLSEHAKFQGGTSISSRGAAFEPNLPTEECFTTPDWRRCSGKVQATRPFFVNGVLIRGLSMTIQSGEITDFSAESGGSTFEAYINSDPGARRLGEVALVSVDSPIFKAGRVYEEILLDENAACHIAIGSAYRFCLELPNESTEEQWNAVGCNSSSVHTDIMVSDEHTSVDAILDDGSCFQVIREGRWAFEID from the coding sequence ATGAGGTCATTTGATGAGAAGATTCGTGATTACGCAGAACTTGTAGTAGTGCACGGGCTCAACGTACAAAAAGGGCAGATAGTGCACGTTACAGGCGAAGTTCCTCACAGAGAGCTTTTACTGGCCATTTCAGAGGCAAGTTACGAAAAGGGGGCCTTATTCGTCCAAGTAGAAATAGTAGATACTCGTTTTTCACGCCAGCGCATTGATTGCAGCTCTAATGAGAATCTGGGCTATGTGCCGCCGTACGTCACGAACAAATATGATTACCTGATAGACCAAGAGGTAGCCAACGTCCGAGTTGTGGGGCCAGAGTTTCCACTGGTCATGGATGGGGCGGATCCTGCAAAAGTAAACATCGTTCGAAAATCTGGCTATGAGGCTCGGAAGCGGTTCTATGAAGAGGGGATAAATCAATCGAAAGTACACTGGAATGTCGTTGCGGGCGCTACTCCTCAATGGGCTCATCGTATTTATCCAGAGTTCTCAATTGAAGATGCCTACATTGCTCTTTGGGAAGACCTGTTTGCATTCTGCAGGGTCGGTGCTGGAGACCACCTGGAGAAGTGGCGACGACACGACCTCGAGCTACACGCAAGAGCGAAGCACCTCACAAACCTCCGCATGAAAGAGCTTCACTTTCAGTCAGAGGGCACAGATCTTCACATCGGATTAAGTGAACACGCTAAGTTTCAGGGTGGAACGAGCATCAGTAGTCGCGGCGCTGCTTTTGAGCCGAATCTTCCAACTGAAGAGTGCTTTACGACTCCCGACTGGAGAAGGTGTAGCGGAAAAGTGCAGGCGACACGACCGTTTTTTGTGAATGGAGTGCTCATCAGAGGGCTCTCAATGACCATACAATCGGGTGAAATAACAGACTTTTCTGCAGAATCAGGCGGCAGCACCTTTGAAGCATATATTAACAGCGATCCTGGTGCGAGACGACTAGGAGAGGTGGCACTCGTCTCCGTTGATTCTCCGATATTCAAAGCTGGCAGGGTATATGAAGAGATTCTTCTGGATGAGAATGCGGCGTGTCACATCGCTATAGGCTCAGCATACCGTTTTTGTCTTGAGCTACCGAACGAATCTACCGAAGAGCAATGGAACGCAGTTGGTTGTAATTCAAGTTCAGTACACACCGATATCATGGTGAGTGATGAACACACGAGTGTCGATGCGATACTCGATGATGGATCTTGCTTTCAGGTGATCCGTGAGGGCCGTTGGGCGTTTGAAATTGATTAG